GATGCACACGCTGGGCAGCACCTTCACCCCGCCGGGCTTTCATGCCGGTGGCCTGCGCTACCACGGCATGGCGCCGCTGGTCAGCCACGTGCGCGAACTGGGCCTGATGGAGGCCGTGGCCTACAACCAGGTGGATTGCTTTGCTGCCGGCGTGGCGTTTGCGCGCGCCGAAGGCATCGTGCCCGCGCCCGAGGCCAACCACGCCGTCAAAGGCGCGATCGAGGAAGCGCTGCGCTGCAAGCGCGAAGGCAAGGCCGAAACCATCCTGTTCAACCTGAGCGGGCACGGCCACTTCGACATGACGGCCTACCAGCGCTACTTTGCTGGCGACCTGAAGGACGAAAGCTACGACGAGCGCGAACTGGCGCAGGCGCTGTCTGGCCTGCCTTCCGTGCCCGCCTGACGCCGGGGCGGATCGCGTGAACCCGCCAAGCCCCAAGGTACGGACGCCGCCCGCCAAACCGGCGCGCGCGTCCGTGCGCCCCACGTCGCGCTGGGCCGCGGCCTGGGCGGCGCTGGCCAGGGTGTGGCGCCGCATGCCGCGGTCCTGGCTGGCCGCGTTGACGGTGGCGCCGCTGGGGCTGGTCAGCATGGGTGCGCTGGGCGGCTTGCTGTACTTCGCAGTGGCGCCGTTGGTGTGGCCGGTGTTCGGCAACCTGAACGAGTGGCGCGGCGACGGTGTGTGGCCCGCCACCGTGGCCGTGGGCATGTTGTGGTCGCTGGGCTTTGTGCTGGCCGGCTGGCTGAACCAGCGCGGGCTGGCCAGAGGCTGGTCGCCGCGCCGCCGCCGACTGGCTTACGCGGCGGTGCTGTGGCTGGGGGCGGCGCTGCTGTGGGTGTTGGTGGCGGCCACTTCAGACATACGCTTCAGTTAGCCGCTGTACGCGCCTTGCGCTGGCTCCGTTGGGGCGGATACTTCAATTTTGATAGCTGCTGACGCCGGCTGCACCTGCGCTAGAGGCCTAAAACACTTCAAGCAACCGCACCGCACGCCATCGGCAACGGGCAAGCCAAGTCAGGCCGCAGCGGCGGCCACCGGCTGGCGCGCGGCCAGGTGCCGGTCGTACTGCAGCGCCAGCAGGTTCAGCACCGCCAGCACCACGCCGGCGATGCAGGCGCCCGTCCAGCCGCCGTGGCTCCAGGCGAGGGCGCCCACGGCAGAGCCGGTGGATGCGCCGATGAAGTAGCCCGTCATGTAGCAGGCATTAATGCGCGCGCGCCTGCGGCGCCAGCCGGTACACGACGTTCTGGTTGCTGATGTGCACGCCCTGCAGCGCCAGATCGACCAGCAGCATGCCGACGATGAACAGCCACAGCGATTGCACGCCCAGCCACAGCGGCAGCCAGCCCAGCACCAGGATGGCCGCCGCCGCGGTGACCTGCTGCTCCTTGCCCTGGTCGGCCAGGCGCCCGGCCACGTTGGCCATCAGCGCGCCGGCCACGCCAGCCAGCCCGATCAGGCCAATGGCCGTGTCCGACAAGCCGTGGGGCGGGGCCGCCAGCATCAGCGCCATGGTCGAGAAAAGCACGCTGACCGACGCAAAAGACAGCCCGCCCAATAGCGTGCGGCTGCGCAGGCGCGGCGTGGTGCGCAGCAGGCCAACCATGCTGCGCAGGATGGCGCCATAGCCCAGCTGCGGCCCGGTGTTGCGCGACACCGGCAGGGCCCGCGCCAGCAGTGCCGCCACCGCCACCATGGCCACGCCGCCCACCCAGTACACGGTCTGCCAACCGCCCAGGCCCGACAGCACGCCCGCCACGGTGCGCGACAGCAGAATGCCGGTGAGCAGGCCGCTCATCACCAGGCCCACGGCCCGGCCGCTGCGCTCTGGCGCCACCAGCGCCGACGCCATGGGTACCAGCACCTGCGCCGCAACCGAGAACAAGCCCGTCATCAGCGTGCCCAAAATCAGTACGTAAAACGCCGCGGGCAGCCAGTGCGCCACGGCCGACAGCAGCAGGCCCACCGCGGCCAGCAGCATCAAGGTGAGCACCAGGCGGCGGCGCTCCAGCATGTCGCCCAGCGGCACCAGAAACAGCAGGCCCAGCGCATAGGACACCTGCGCGCAGGTCACCAACACGCCGGCCGCGCCTTCGCCTACGCCCAGGGCGCGGGCAATCGAGCTCAGCAGGGGCTGGTTGAAATAGTTGGCCCCCGCGCACAGCCCGCACGCAACGGACATCAGCAGCAAGGTGCCTTGGCTCAGCTGGGCGCGTGGCGCAGATGGCGCGGCGGCAGAGGGCGGTGAGGCGGGCCCGCTGGCGGGGGAGGTAGCGGAGGGCGCGGCGGGGGAAGGGGTGGGAGTCGGCACAGTCATCTTCTTATCAGCCCAACACGCACGCCTGTGTGCGTGCGTGCCGGCCGGTGCCGAGTATCGCGGCAACGGCCAAGGCGCGCAGGGCAGCGCAGGCGATGCCCGCAGGCGGGCCGTGGCCAAGGCCGCTGCGCTGGGCGATCAGCCCGCTGGATCAATCCGCGCCGAAAAGCTCCAATAACCGATCCAACCCGCCCATGTCGATGGCCACCTTGGCCTGCTCCCGCACGCGGGGCTTGGCGCGGTAGGCCACCGACAGGCCCACCGCGCCCATCATTTCCAAGTCGTTGGCGCCGTCGCCCATCGCGATGGCCTGCGTGGGCGAGCAGCCGATCAGGCTGCAGGTGCGCAGCACGGTTTCGCGCTTCATGGCGCCGTCGCAGATGTCGCCCCAGCTTTGCGGCACGATGCGGCCCGTCAGTTGCCCGCCCTCGACTTCCAGCAGGTTGCTGCGGGCAAAGTCCAGGCCCAGGCGGTCGCGCAGGCGGTCTGAGAAGTAGGTGAACCCGCCCGACACCAGCAGCACCTTCAGCCCCGCCGATTTGCAGGCCAGCACCAGTTCGGCCGCGCCGGGGTTCAGGCGCAGGCGGTTGCGGTACACCTGCGCCACCTGCTCTTCGGTTACGCCCTTGAGCAATGCCACGCGCTGGCGCAGGCTTTCCTTGTAGTCGGTGATCTCGCCGCGCATGGCCGCTTCGGTGATGGCGGCCACCTCGGCCTTGCGGCCCGCGGCGTCGGCGATTTCGTCCACGCATTCGATGTTGATCAGCGTGGAATCCATGTCGAAAGCGATCAGCTTGAAGTCGCGCAGGCGCAGCGGCGGCCGAATGCCGCGCACAGTCAGGTCGGGGCTCAGCTCAAGCGGCGAATCGTTCGGGATGGTGGGCATCATGTGCTTCAAAATAGATAGCTGCCCGCGCAGATGGGGCGGGCGCTAGAGGCAGAATTTTCACATTATCCACGCCCAACGTGGCGCGTGCGGCGCAAGAAGAAGGCCGGGCGTGGCCGGCCCGGCCTGTCGTCAAGCGGACGCCATCAGCGGGGGGACGTGGGCGCGGCGGCGGGCGTGCCGGCCAGCGCAGCGCCATCGGTGCCTGCCAGCGCCGCGCCGCCGGTGCGCGCGAAGGGGAACAGCCCCGCCACGGGCTGCGTTTCAGGCAGCACGTAGACCACGCCTTTTTGCTTGCCAAACAGCGGGTCGATGTAGCTCTCGTAAAAGCTGGGCGGCATGTTCACGCAGCCGTACGAGATGCGGTTGTCGGCCACCGTGGGGGTGGCCAGGCGTTGCGGCCGGTTTTCGCCCCGCACATTGCGCACGCGGTGCATGGAAAGCGCCTGCTGGTAATCCAGCCAGACGATGTCTTCGCCCGTGTGGTTGCGCCCCGCCTCGGTCACAAAGCGGCCAGCGGAGGTGACCTTTTCATTCAGCTTAACCTTGGACAGCGGCCGCGTGCCAATGTCTGGCGGCGCCACGTCGCCCACCGCCTGGCCCAGCAGCACGGGCGAGCGCGCCACCAGCTGCCCCTTGGCATCAAAAATGGTGACGGTGGCGCTGGGTTTGTCCAGCACGGCAAAGGCCATGCCCGCCGCGTCGCCCGAGCGCACCACGTCGGCCGCAAACCCTTGCACCAGCGCGTCGCCATCCGGCCCCGCCGCGCACACGGCGCCGGCAGCGCAGGCGAGCACACTCACGAAGAAAAAGCGTGAAACGGTCGAGCAGAGCGGCATGGTGAATCCAGCGGGAGGAAGCGGCAACGTGGCAGTCAGGCCGGGAGAAGAACGTCACCCGTGCTTATAACCGCCCGGCAAGCCGGCGTGCGGGGCAGGCCCACGCGCAGGCGCAAGAAAAAAGCCTCTGGTGAGGCTTTGGGTGGGGCGACCGTGCTTGGCCGGTCGCCCTGGTGGCGCTTAACCCCGGTCGGGCCGCGGGGGCGGCGGGGGTGGGGGAGGCGCCGGCGGAGGTGGCGGCGGCGGGGGTGGTGCCACTGCAGGAGGCGGAGGAGGTGGTGGTGGCGCCACAGGGGGCGGCGGCGGTGGTGGCGGGCGCGGCGTCTCATAGCGCGGGCCAGTGGGGTTGAATTCACCCGAATCCGGAATGCCCCTGGCCTTCCACGGCGAATTGGGTAGCGACGTGTCGCTGTTTTGCGCGCTTTGGTGCGGGTCGTCCTGCGCCACGGCAAAGCCGCCGGCGAATGTCAGTGCCGCTGCAACCAGCACCGCCCTCGAGATTTTTCTCATTCTGTGTACTCCTGTGAATGACAAAGTGAAGGCCATCCGTCGGCAAAGCTTGATGACTGGCCTCGTCTCCAACTTTAGGCGCGCGCCCCGCAGCCTGTTGTGGAGCCGCGCCGACGCGGTGTGTAGGACGGTGGCCTGCTCACTGTTCGATACGGACTCGATACGGCGGCGACCAGGTTCGGCACCCGCGCATGCCCGGCTGCGCACGGCCTCCGGCTGGTTCAGGCGGTTGGCTGCGCCGCCACCGGCTGCCCCAGGCTGCGCAGCACGTCGCGCACCATCTGGGCGCGGTCCTTCGGCTCGGCCAGTTCTTTCTCGATGCGCAGCTTGTCGTTGCCCGCCAGCTTGATGTGCTTGTTCTTCTGGATCATGCGGATGATGGCCATCGCGTCGATCGGCGGGTTGGGCTTGAAGCTGATGTTGATCACCCCCGGCGCCGCGTCCACCTTCTGCACGCCATAGGCCTGCGACAGCACGCGCAGGCGGTGCACGTCGATCAGCGTCTGCGCCTGCGCCGGCAGCTTGCCGAAGCGGTCCACCAGCTCTTCCACCAGCGTGTCGATCTGGTCGTTGCTGCGCGCGGTGGCGAATTTCTTGTAGAACGACAGGCGCAGGTGCACGTCGCCGCAGTAGTCGCCCGGCAGCAGCGCGGGGGCATGCAGGTTGATGTCGGTGGCCGCCTGCATGGGCGACAGCAGGTCGGGCTCTTTGCCCGCCTTCAGCGAGCGCACGGCCTCGGCCAGCATCTCGTTGTAGAGCTGAAAGCCCACTTCCATCATGTTGCCGCTCTGGTTTTCGCCCAGCACTTCGCCGGCGCCGCGGATTTCCAGGTCGTGCATAGCCAGGTAGAAGCCGCTGCCCAGCTCTTCCATCTGCTGAATCGCGTCCAGCCGCTGGGCGGCCTGCTTGGTCAGGCCCTCGATCTCGGGCACCATCAAATACGCATACGCCTGATGGTGGCTGCGCCCCACGCGCCCGCGCAGCTGGTGCAGCTGCGCCAGGCCGAACTTGTCGGCGCGGCTGATGACGATGGTGTTGGCCGTGGGCACGTCGATACCGGTTTCGATGATGGTCGAGCACAGCAGCACGTTGGTGCGCTGGGCCACGAAGTCGCGCATCACGCGTTCCAGCTCGCGCTCGGGCATCTGGCCGTGGGCCACGGCGATGCGCGCTTCGGGCAGCATTTCTTCCAGCTTCTGGCGCCGGTTTTCGATGGTCTCGACCTCGTTGTGCAGGAAGTACACCTGCCCGCCGCGTTTCAGCTCGCGCAGCACCGCCTCGCGGATCACGCCGCTGCCTTCGTTGCGCACGAAGGTTTTGATGGCCAGGCGCCGCTGCGGCGCGGTGGCAATCACGCTCAGGTCGCGCAGGCCTTCCAGCGCCATGCCCATGGTGCGCGGGATGGGCGTGGCCGTCAGCGTGAGCACGTCCACCTCGGCGCGCAGCTGCTTCATCTGCTCCTTGTGGCGCACGCCAAAGCGGTGCTCCTCGTCGATGATCAGCAGGCCCAGGTTTTTGAACTGCGTTTTTTCCGACAACAGTTTGTGCGTGCCGACCACGATGTCCACGCTGCCGTCGGCCACGCCTTTCAGCGCGGCGGTGATCTCCTTGGCACTGCGAAAGCGGCTCATCTCGGCGATCTTCACCGGCCACTTGGCAAAGCGGTCTACCAGCGTCTGGTAGTGCTGCTCGGCCAGCAGCGTGGTGGGCGCCAGCAGCGCCACCTGCTTGCCGCCGGTCACGGCCACGAAGGCGGCGCGCAGCGCCACTTCGGTCTTGCCAAAGCCCACGTCGCCACAGACCAGGCGGTCCATTGGCTGTGGGCTGATCATGTCCTGCACCACGGCGTGGATGGCGGCTTTCTGGTCGGCGGTTTCTTCAAAGCCGAAATCGGCGGCGAATTGCTCGTAGTCCGTGGGGCTGTAGCGGAAGGCGTGGCCCTCGCGCGCCGCGCGGCGGGCGTAGATGTTCAGCAGCTCGGCCGCCGCGTCGCGCACCTGCTCGGCGGCTTTGCGCTTGGCCTTGTCCCACTGGCCGCTGCCCAGCTTGTGCAGCGGCGCCTCTTCAGCGCTCACGCCGGTGTAGCGCCCGATCAGGTGCAGCTGGCTCACCGGCACGTACAGCACCGCGTCACCCGCGTATTCCAGGTGCAGGAATTCCTGCAGCGCCGGGCTGCCGTCCGGGTTCTTGGCGCCCATGTCCATGTTCACCAGCCCGCGGTAGCGGCCGATGCCGTGCTGCGCGTGCACCACCGGGTCGCCCACGTTCAGCTCGGACAAGTCCTTGATCAGCGCCTCAACGTCGCTGACTTGCTCCTGCTTGCGGCGGCGGCGCGTGGCCACGCCCGCGGCAAACAGCTCGGTCTCGGTGACCAGGTCGATGCCGCCTTCCAGCCACGAAAAGCCCTGCGCCAGCGCGGCGGTGGCAATGCCGATCTTCTCGTCGCCCTGCGCTTGGAATTCGGCCAGCGAATCGAACGCGGGCGGGCTGACGCCGCTGGCGCGCAGAAAGTCCAGCAGGCTTTCGCGGCGGCCATCGCTTTCGGCCAGTACCAGCACGCGCTGGGCCGTGCTGCCAATGTGGGCCTGCAGGCGCGCCAGCGGCTCGTCGGCGCCGCGCACCACTGTCAGCGTGGGCAGCGGCTGGGCGAAGGCGCTGGCGGCCACGTCTTCCACGCCGGGGCGTACGGCCAGCTGGGCCAGCGGCTTGGCCGCCAGGTAAAAGCCCTCGGCGCTGAGGAACAGCGCTTCGGGCGGCAGCACGGGCCGCTCAGGGTCCCCCTGCGCCAGGCGAAACCGCTCGCGCGTGTCTTGCGCGAACTGCTGGAAGGCCGCTTCCAGGTCGCCGTGCAGCACCAGCGTGGCGCTGTCTGGCAGGTAGTCGAACACCGTGGCGGTTTCGTCAAAGAACAGCGGCAGGTAGTACTCGATGCCCGCCGTGGCCACGCCGTTGCCCATGTCCTTGTAGATGCGGCTCTTGGTCGGGTCGCCCTCCAGCAGCTCGCGCCAGCGGTGGCGAAACTTGGCGCGCGCCTCGTCGTGCGTGGGGAATTCGCGCCCCGGCAGCAGGCGCACCTCGGGCACGGGGTACAGGCTGCGCTGGGTGTCGGGGTCGAACGCGCGGATGGAGTCGATCTCGTCGTCGAACAAATCCACCCGGTAGGGCACCGCGCTGCCCATGGGGAACAGGTCGATCAGCCCGCCGCGCACGGCGTATTCGCCGGGGCTGACCACCTGCGTGACGTGCGCGTAGCCGGCCAGGGTCAGCTGGCTTTTCAGCGCGGCCTCGTCCAGCTTCTGGCCCTGCTTGAAGTGGAAGGTGGTGCCCGCCAGGAAAGAGGGCGGCGCCAGCCGGTACAGCGCGGTGGTGGCCGGGATCAGCACCACGTCGGCCTGCCCCTGGCGGATGGCCCACAGCGTGGCCAGGCGTTCGCTGATCAGATCCTGGTGCGGGCTGAAGGTGTCGTAGGGCAGCGTTTCCCAGTCGGGGAACATCACCACGCGCAGCGCGGGCGCGAAGAAGGCCAGCTCATCCTGCAGGCGGCGCGCGTCCACCGCGTCGGCGGTGACGATGGCCGTCAGGCGCTTGGCCTCGGCCGCGCGCTGGGCCGTCTGGGCGAGCAGCAGCGCGTCGGCAGAGCCCGGCGGGCGGGGCATAGCGTGGCGTTTTCCGGGGGTGAGCTTGGGCAGGTCCATCGGTTGAAAGGGCTATCCGCCACGCGGCGGGCGGCGGACGAATCGAATCGAAACGACAAAACCCCCGACCGGCTTCGGGCGGGGGTGAACAGGCCGCCATTTTAGGCCGCTGCCGGTTCGCTGGCAGGGCGGGGTTTATAGGGCGGGCGGGGCCTTGTTCTGCCTTGGCCCTCGCGGGCGTGGGGATGCGGTGAGTGAGCGATGGACCCGCGGTGGCTGCGACGCTGTGGCAGCCAAACCTATCAAATAGATAGCTGGTGGCGCCCGCTGTACCTGCGCTGGAGGGTGTTTTCACGATGAATTCTGGCCAGCCTGTCAAACGACGAGGCGCCGCAGGGCGCCGCGCGATCCGCTCGACCAGCGCCGATATAGTCGGGGCAGCCAGGGTGCCTGCGGAAAAGGCGCGGGTGTGGTCGTCAGGTCGCCGTCGACCCGATGGGCTGGGAACTCGCTGTGAGCGCCACCCGGCGCCGTGCTGGCCGAGATTGCTGGCAGCACGCCGCAGCACGGCCACCCCCATCGAAGTGGTTTGAAGTGTTTTTAGCCTCCAGCGCAGGCACCACCAGCGCTGATAGCTATGTTTTTGAGAGTATTCGTTGAACGTTGAACCTGCCCCCACCACCAGAACCGCTGCCGCCGCCGAGCACTGCGATGCGCGCTGCTTTGCGCTGCTGCCCTGCGCCGGGACGGGCTCGCGTGCGGGCACCGCGCAGCCCAAGCAGTACCAGCCCGTGGCCGGCGCGCCGATGGTGCGGCACACGCTGGCCGCGTTGGGGCCCGTGCACCGAATCGCCAGCGTGCTGGTGGTCGTCGCGCCGGGCGACGCCACACTGCGCAGCGACGCGGCGGCGCGCACCGTGGTTGCGCCCTGCGGCGGCGCGTCGCGGGCCGAAAGCGTGCTCAACGGTCTGAACCACCTTTTGGCCCACGGCGCCAAGCCACACGACTGGGTGCTGGTGCACGACGCGGCGCGCTGCCTGGTCACCCCCGCGCTGATCGACGCGCTGATCGACGCCTGCCTGCCCGACGCGGTGGGCGGCCTGCTGGCCCTGCCGCTGCCCGACACGCTGAAGGCCGAGGCGCATGGCCGCGTGGCCGCCACCATCGACCGCAGCCACAAATGGCTGGCGCAAACGCCGCAGATGTTCCGCATCGGCGCGCTGCAGCGCGCCTACGCCGCCCACGCCGCCAGCGGCTTCGCCGGGTTGACCGACGAAGCCAGCGCCATCGAAGCCGCCGGCGCGCAGCCGCTGCTGGTGCGAGGCAGCGCGTACAACATCAAGGTCACCTACCCGGAAGACTTTGCGCTGGCCGAGGCCGTCTTGCGCAGCCGGGCTGCCCCATCACCTTAAGTTTTTCCATGAGCACACCAACCCTTTCTCTGCCCCCCTTTCGCATCGGCGAAGGCTGGGACGTGCACGCCCTGGTGCCTGGGCGCCCGCTGGTCATCGGCGGCGTGACCATTCCGCACACGCACGGCCTGCTGGGCCATTCCGATGCCGACGTTCTGCTGCACGCCATCACCGACGCGCTGCTGGGCGCGGCCGGGCTGGGCGACATCGGCACGCACTTTCCTGACACCGACGCTGCCTTCAAGGGCGCCGATTCGTACGCGCTGCTGGCCGAGGCCGCGCGCCGCGTGCACGCGCAAGGCTGGCGCGTGGGCAACGTCGACAGCACCGTGATCGCCCAGGCGCCGCGCCTTGCGCCGCACCGCGCGGCCATGGTGGAACGCATCGCCAGCGCGCTGCAGATTGCGCCCGATCAGGTCAACGTCAAGGCCAAGACGGCCGAAAAACTGGGCCCGGTGGGGCAGGGCGCCGCCATCGAGGCGCGGGCGGCTCTGCTATTGGTTAGATAGCTGCCAGCGCTGGTGCACAGGGCGCCAGCGGTCGATTTAATCCTTGCCAGCGCCGCGGCGCTTGAGCCGCTGGCTGGGCTTGGCGGTGGCCTTGCTTTCATGCGCCTGCTGCAGCCGCACGATCGCCAGCAGGCCGCCGCTGGGGCTGTTGGCCAGCTCAAGCTGGCCGCCCATGTTCTGCACCATCTTGGCCACGATGGCCAGGCCCAGGCCAGCGCCCGTGGCCGCGGTGCGCGCGGTGTCGCCGCGAAAGAAGGGGCGGGTCAGGCTGGGCAGCTGTTCGGGCGAAACGCCAGGGCCGTTGTCGCGCACGCGCAGCGACACCATGCCGTCGCGCGCCGTGGCGGCCACGCGCACGCGGGCGATGCCGGTGCCGGGCGTCTTGCCGTAGCGGCGCGCGTTTTCAAACAGGTTGGACAGCACGCGCATCAGCTCCACGTCGTCGCCCAGCACACGCAGCTCGGGCGCCACGTCCACCTGGAACTCCATGTCGTCGCGCACCGCAAAGGGGGTGACCGATTCGTGCACCAGCTCGGCCAGCGGCATCTCGACCAGCGTGAGGTGGTCGGGGCGCGCGTAGTCGAGGAACTTGTCGATGATGGTGTCCACCTGCGCGATGTCGGCCACCATGTGTTCGCGCGCTTCCTCGTCGGGCACGCTCATCTCGGTTTCCAGCCGCAGGCGCGCCAGCGGCGTGCGCAGATCGTGCGAGATGCCGGCCAGCATCTCGGCGCGGTCTTGCTCGATCTTGGACAGCTGATCGGCCATGCGGTTGAAGCCGACGTTCACCTCGCGGATCTCGCTGGACATCGCCCCTTCGTCCAGCCGGGTGGATTGGTAGTTGCCGTCGCGCACCCGCGCCGCCGCTATCGACAGCTGCTTGAGCGGCCGGTTGATCAGCCGCGCCAGCAGCGCCGCCCCGATCAGCGACACGGCGCCCACCGTGGCCAGCCACAGCAGCCACGTGCCGCCGCCCAGCAGCGCGCCCACGCGCGAGCGGTCCATCAGCAGCCAGTACGAATCGCCCTCGATCGAAAAGCCAACCCACAGGCCCGATTCGTTGTTCACGCGGCTGGCCACGATGGTGTCGGGACCCAGGCGCGCGATCAGCTCGTTGCTCATGCGCCGCTCCAGCTCGGTCTGGGCGAAAAGGTCGAACTTGTCGCCGGGCTCGTGCGGCAGGATGCGCACCTTTTCCTGGTCGGCCAGCGTTTTGATGAGGGACACGCGGGCGATCGCGTCGGAGTGGATCAGTGCAGCGCGGGACAGATTCACCAGCGATGCCACCTGGCGCGCGTTGTCGATCACGCGCGGCTCGTATTCCAGCGTGCGAAACAGCTGGTACCAGCCGCCGGCGCTGCCCAGCAGCAGCAGGCCCAGCAGGATGAAGGTGCGCCAGAACAGGCTGATGCCCAGCGTATGTTGGCGCTGGCGGCGGTGCACGCCCTCCAGGGGCGCGTGCATGGAATCAATCAGCGTGCTGGACGCCCCGGGGGCGTGGTCGGCGGTCATCGGCATGGCGCGATTATTCAGCGCCCGCGTCAGCGCTGGCAGCCGCCGCGGTCACCGCAGTGCGTGGCAGCGGTGGTGGCGCTGAGCGGGGCAGCGATCAGCTGGTGCCGTCCGGCACGAAAACGTAGCCCACGCCCCACACGGTCTGGATGTAGCGGGGGCTGGCGGCGTCCTGCTCGATCAGCTTGCGCAGGCGCGAGATCTGCACGTCCAGGCTGCGGTCGAAGGGCTCAAACTCGCGGCCGCGCGCCAGCTGGGCCAGCTTCTCGCGCGACAGCGGCTGGCGCGGGTGGCGCACCAGCGCCTTCAGCATGGCGAATTCGCCCGTGGTCAGCGAGATTTCCTCGCCGCTCTTGTGCAGCGAACGCGCTGCCAGGTCGAACACGAAGGGGCCAAAGCTGACCGATTCGTTTTCGGCCGACGGCGCGCCCGGGGCTTCTTGAGGCGGGCGGCGGCGCAGCACGGCGTGCACGCGCGCCAGCAGCTCGCGCGGGTTGAAGGGCTTGCCCAGGTAGTCGTCGGCGCCCACTTCCAGGCCGACGATGCGGTCCACATCCTCGCCCTTGGCAGTCAGCATGATGATGGGCGTTTTGTCGCCCGCGGCGCGCAGGCGGCGGCACACCGACAGGCCGTCTTCACCAGGCATCATCAAATCCAGCACGATGAGGTCGATGGTGTCGCGCAGCATGATGCGCGCCAGGGCCTTGGCGTCTTCGGCCACGATCACCTCGAAACCTTCTTGCGCCAGATATCGGCGCAGCAGATCCCGGATGCGGGCGTCATCGTCCACGACGACGATCTTGTCGGCTCGGTTGATTGCCTGGTTCATCAAATTCCTTGGGTCCAATTTGTAACAGAGGCATTGTGACCCTGTTTTCGCCCGGAAATCCGGGGTTTCCCGGGTGCCTTTTCACAGTGTTACAGATGTTGCCCTGAGCGAAGGCTTAATCGCTGACATTCACCCATCTTCATGACAATCTCAATAGTCATGTCGACCAAGCCTTCTTTCTCACTTGCTGCCGCGGTATTGGGCGCGGGCATGCTGCCGCAACTCGCCTGTGCGCAGAGCGGGGCTGAGCTGGCAGCGGGCACCGCCGACCACGCGGCCGCCGTCGGTCCGGCGCCAGGCGCCCAGGTCAACCGCCGCAGCGATCTGTGGCAAGCCGTGGAAGCCGAGCGCCGCCGCGCAGAGCAGGCGGGCGAGAACAACCCGCGCCGCCTGTCCGAAGCGCAGCGTCAGGAGTTGCGCGACCAGATCCGCCGCGCGTCGATGCGCACCGACAACCCGCCCATGTCGGCAGTCGTTTCGCGCCCTTGAGCTGAGCCGAGCGCCGAGGCGTGAAGCAGCTAGCCGCCACGCGTCGCGCGTCGCGCGTCAAGCCTTTGGCGGGACCATCCTCCCTCGACCAATGAGTGCATTGGCGGCATAGACCGACACGCGCATGGCGTGGCGCTGTGCCAAGATCATCCGATCACGCTTTCAACGGGGCTTTTCCATGCAACTTCGTCACGCGCTGGCTGCTGCCAGCTTTTTTGCTTTCACGCTGGCTGGCGCGCAAGCGCAGCCGGTTTCGACCGCCATCGCCATGACGCCTCCTCAAAACGTTCTGCAACTGAGTGCCACCGGTCTGGTGGAGGTGCAACAGGACTTGCTGACGCTGACGCTGTCCACCACGCGCGAGGGTACCGACGCTGCGTCCGTGCAGGCGGATCTGCGCAAGGCGGTGGATGCGGCGCTGTCCGAGGTCAAGAAGACCGCGCAGGGCG
This genomic interval from Ottowia oryzae contains the following:
- the serB gene encoding phosphoserine phosphatase SerB, with translation MPTIPNDSPLELSPDLTVRGIRPPLRLRDFKLIAFDMDSTLINIECVDEIADAAGRKAEVAAITEAAMRGEITDYKESLRQRVALLKGVTEEQVAQVYRNRLRLNPGAAELVLACKSAGLKVLLVSGGFTYFSDRLRDRLGLDFARSNLLEVEGGQLTGRIVPQSWGDICDGAMKRETVLRTCSLIGCSPTQAIAMGDGANDLEMMGAVGLSVAYRAKPRVREQAKVAIDMGGLDRLLELFGAD
- a CDS encoding ATP-binding protein, encoding MTADHAPGASSTLIDSMHAPLEGVHRRQRQHTLGISLFWRTFILLGLLLLGSAGGWYQLFRTLEYEPRVIDNARQVASLVNLSRAALIHSDAIARVSLIKTLADQEKVRILPHEPGDKFDLFAQTELERRMSNELIARLGPDTIVASRVNNESGLWVGFSIEGDSYWLLMDRSRVGALLGGGTWLLWLATVGAVSLIGAALLARLINRPLKQLSIAAARVRDGNYQSTRLDEGAMSSEIREVNVGFNRMADQLSKIEQDRAEMLAGISHDLRTPLARLRLETEMSVPDEEAREHMVADIAQVDTIIDKFLDYARPDHLTLVEMPLAELVHESVTPFAVRDDMEFQVDVAPELRVLGDDVELMRVLSNLFENARRYGKTPGTGIARVRVAATARDGMVSLRVRDNGPGVSPEQLPSLTRPFFRGDTARTAATGAGLGLAIVAKMVQNMGGQLELANSPSGGLLAIVRLQQAHESKATAKPSQRLKRRGAGKD
- the mfd gene encoding transcription-repair coupling factor, which encodes MDLPKLTPGKRHAMPRPPGSADALLLAQTAQRAAEAKRLTAIVTADAVDARRLQDELAFFAPALRVVMFPDWETLPYDTFSPHQDLISERLATLWAIRQGQADVVLIPATTALYRLAPPSFLAGTTFHFKQGQKLDEAALKSQLTLAGYAHVTQVVSPGEYAVRGGLIDLFPMGSAVPYRVDLFDDEIDSIRAFDPDTQRSLYPVPEVRLLPGREFPTHDEARAKFRHRWRELLEGDPTKSRIYKDMGNGVATAGIEYYLPLFFDETATVFDYLPDSATLVLHGDLEAAFQQFAQDTRERFRLAQGDPERPVLPPEALFLSAEGFYLAAKPLAQLAVRPGVEDVAASAFAQPLPTLTVVRGADEPLARLQAHIGSTAQRVLVLAESDGRRESLLDFLRASGVSPPAFDSLAEFQAQGDEKIGIATAALAQGFSWLEGGIDLVTETELFAAGVATRRRRKQEQVSDVEALIKDLSELNVGDPVVHAQHGIGRYRGLVNMDMGAKNPDGSPALQEFLHLEYAGDAVLYVPVSQLHLIGRYTGVSAEEAPLHKLGSGQWDKAKRKAAEQVRDAAAELLNIYARRAAREGHAFRYSPTDYEQFAADFGFEETADQKAAIHAVVQDMISPQPMDRLVCGDVGFGKTEVALRAAFVAVTGGKQVALLAPTTLLAEQHYQTLVDRFAKWPVKIAEMSRFRSAKEITAALKGVADGSVDIVVGTHKLLSEKTQFKNLGLLIIDEEHRFGVRHKEQMKQLRAEVDVLTLTATPIPRTMGMALEGLRDLSVIATAPQRRLAIKTFVRNEGSGVIREAVLRELKRGGQVYFLHNEVETIENRRQKLEEMLPEARIAVAHGQMPERELERVMRDFVAQRTNVLLCSTIIETGIDVPTANTIVISRADKFGLAQLHQLRGRVGRSHHQAYAYLMVPEIEGLTKQAAQRLDAIQQMEELGSGFYLAMHDLEIRGAGEVLGENQSGNMMEVGFQLYNEMLAEAVRSLKAGKEPDLLSPMQAATDINLHAPALLPGDYCGDVHLRLSFYKKFATARSNDQIDTLVEELVDRFGKLPAQAQTLIDVHRLRVLSQAYGVQKVDAAPGVINISFKPNPPIDAMAIIRMIQKNKHIKLAGNDKLRIEKELAEPKDRAQMVRDVLRSLGQPVAAQPTA
- the ispF gene encoding 2-C-methyl-D-erythritol 2,4-cyclodiphosphate synthase, whose protein sequence is MSTPTLSLPPFRIGEGWDVHALVPGRPLVIGGVTIPHTHGLLGHSDADVLLHAITDALLGAAGLGDIGTHFPDTDAAFKGADSYALLAEAARRVHAQGWRVGNVDSTVIAQAPRLAPHRAAMVERIASALQIAPDQVNVKAKTAEKLGPVGQGAAIEARAALLLVR
- the ispD gene encoding 2-C-methyl-D-erythritol 4-phosphate cytidylyltransferase, with amino-acid sequence MNVEPAPTTRTAAAAEHCDARCFALLPCAGTGSRAGTAQPKQYQPVAGAPMVRHTLAALGPVHRIASVLVVVAPGDATLRSDAAARTVVAPCGGASRAESVLNGLNHLLAHGAKPHDWVLVHDAARCLVTPALIDALIDACLPDAVGGLLALPLPDTLKAEAHGRVAATIDRSHKWLAQTPQMFRIGALQRAYAAHAASGFAGLTDEASAIEAAGAQPLLVRGSAYNIKVTYPEDFALAEAVLRSRAAPSP